The window CGGAAAATAAAGCGATGCCCCCAGGACCAAATCGGGTAAGGGGGATGAGGTGTGTAACCATGATGTATTCACATTAACAATCCCTAAGGGTGAATATGTTGAATATTTGCATAACGATTAAACAATAACGGCTAAAAATAGTGGCTATTTCCACAATATACATTATATACATTTGTGTTTTTAATGTGAGTTACCCAAAATAGTCTAAACTCTGGGAGGTAATGTTAGCATGCTAATTATAAGGAGGGGGAAGTGGAGTCAACATTAGGTTCAGATTTAGCACGATTAGTTCGTGTTTGGCGCGCGCTCATCGATCATCGGCTCAAGCCGTTGGAGCTGACCCAAACGCACTGGGTCACTTTGCACAATATCAATCGTTTGCCGCCGGAGCAGTCGCAAATCCAGTTGGCCAAGGCGATCGGTATCGAGCAACCGTCACTGGTTCGCACGCTGGACCAATTGGAGGAGAAGGGGCTGATCACGCGTCACACCTGTGCCAACGATCGCCGCGCGAAGCGCATCAAGCTGACCGAAGCGGCCGATCCGATCATCAGGGAAGTGGACAGCGTGATCACGTCTACACGCAGTGAGATTTTAAGCGGTATTACCGCCGACGAAGTGCATCTGTTGGTAGGGCTGATTGGCAAGTTAGAACAAAATATCACCGAACTGCAGAACAAATAATAATATTCTTATTTTCTACGATTACAGTTTCACAGCATCAGAAATAAAACCGGAGGCGATTGCCTCCGGTTTGCCGTTTGTCGCCGACTGACTTACAGCGGGGAAACGGTGATGGTGTCGCCCATGCGCGCCATGCGCACACGCTGGCCAGGGCTGAACTTGGTGTCGCCCGCTTTCTGTACCACCACGATGTTCTCTTTCTGGTCGGTCTTGATTTCCAGCTCGTAGCCGGAGGTCCGACCGGCCACTTCACCGATGCTGTTACCCGCCGCGCCGCCGGCAATAGCGCCCGCCGCGGTAGCCAGCGTACGACCGGTGCCGCCGCCAACGGTGTTGCCCAACAGCCCGCCAATCACCGCGCCGCCGATCATCCCCATGGCGTTGGAGCCTTCGCCGCCCTGAATTTTAACCGGACGCACGGAAACCAGCGTCCCGTAGGTGACGGTCTGTACCTGCTTGGCCTGCGAGGACGAGTAGACATCGCCGGACATGGATTCATTGGCACAGCCGGCCAGCGTAACGGCGGCGACGGCAACGACGAGAAGACGCTTGATCATATAAAACTCCTGATGGTAGTAGTCCATAACCTGGCAATGCTCACCAGGCAAGATTCAGTGAAAATGATAGACAAAGTATGGCTGAAAGTTGACACACCGCCATGCTTCATCGCTGCATGCAGCTTAACTTTTCTCTGTTCAACCAATAATAAACCGCGGTTTACCTTTATGACAGCCTTGGCGACATTCCGTCGCCTGTTATGGCACGGTTTAACACATAGCCCGTGCCACAGCGGCGCCAGGGGGTATCTGGCTCACGGTGCGTAAAAAAAGCATCATAATTCATGGCGTTAATCCGGCAATTCTGGTTTATTTGTCAGGATAAATTTTGCTTACCGCGCGGGTTAGAGGATGTTGCTATGAAGTCAGGCCGCTATATAGGCGTCATGTCCGGCACCAGTCTGGACGGAATCGATGTGGTATTGGCCGCGATCGACGATCGCATGGTGGCGCAGCAGGCCAGCTATAGCCATCCGATGCCGATGGCGTTGAAAAAAGAGATCCTGGGGATGTGCCAGGGGCAGCAAACTACGTTGGCCGCCGTCGGCCGGCTGGACGCGCAGTTGGGCTCGCTGTTCGGCGAGGCGGTGCTCGGCCTGCTGAAGCAAACCGGCATCGACGCGGAGCAGGTCACCGCCATCGGTTGCCACGGCCAGACGGTGTGGCACGAGCCGGAAGGCGACGCGCGTTTCTCGATGCAGCTCGGCGATAACAACCGCATCGCCGCGCTGACCAATATCACCACCGTCGGCGATTTCCGCCGGCGTGACATGGCGTACGGTGGGCAGGGTGCCCCGCTGGTGCCGGCATTTCATCAGGCGCTGCTGGGGCATCCCGTCGAGCGGCGCATGGTGCTAAACGTCGGCGGCATCGCCAACCTTTCTCTGCTGTTGCCCGGTACGGCGGTGCGCGGTTTCGATACCGGGCCGGGCAACATGCTGATGGACGCCTGGGTGTGGCGCCACCGCGCGCAGCCTTATGATCAGGACGGCGGCTGGGCGATGCAGGGGCGGGTCTGCTTGCCGTTGTTGCAGCAGATGCTGGCGGATCCGTACTTCGCGCAGCCGGCGCCGAAAAGCACCGGCCGCGAGTATTTCAATATCGCTTGGCTGGAACGGCAGCTGGCCGGATTGCCGGCGATTGCGCCGGTCGACGTACAGGCCACGCTCACGGAACTGACCGCCGTCAGCATCAGCGAACAGGTGCAGCTGGCCGGCGGGTGCGAGCGTCTGTTGGTGTGCGGCGGCGGGGCGCGCAACACGCTGCTGATGGCGCGTTTGTCGGCGCTGCTGCCGGGCACGGAAGTTGGGCTGACCGACGATTTCGGCGTCAGCGGTGACGACATGGAGGCGTTGGCCTTTGCCTGGCTGGCCTTCCGTACGCTGTCCGGCCAGGCCGGCAATCTGCCTTCGGTAACCGGCGCCAGCCGTGAAACGGTGCTGGGTGGGATTTATCCGGTTTTGCCATTGGGGGGCCGTTAGCTCTGTTAGGATAGCCTGTGAAGGATTTTTCTAAGGAGCAACAGCATGAAAAAAGTCTTTTTCGTCGCCGGCGCGCTGGCGCTGTCCGGCTGCAGTTACATCCTGCCGCAGAGCAGCCAGACGATGCACTATCAGTGTGGCACTACGCCGCTGACGGTGGCGCTCGACGGCAAGGCGAGTGAAGTCAGCCTGCTGATGGATGGCGAGCAACTGCATCTTAAGCAGGTGCTGGCGCTGACCGGCGCCAAATACAGCGACGGTAAATACACTTTTTGGTCGAAAGACCGTAACGCCTATCTTGAGCGCAACGGCAAGGTAGTCATGAGCGACTGCGTGTTGACGGAGTGAGGGTTGACGGCGGCGTCGGAGCGATTGAGTTCCTGACGCCGCAGGCGCAGAATGTAACGACGGATTTTTTCAGTTGGTCGATAACCCAGATGATTGAAAAGAATGAGTTTGATGTTGCGGACCTGCGCCGTGAATACACCCGGGGCGGCCTGCGCCGCAACGATCTGACCGCCAGCCCGCTCGAACTGTTCGAGCGTTGGTTGAAACAGGCCTGCGACGCGCGCCTGGCGGATCCCACCGCCATGTGCGTCGCGACCGTCGACGAACACGGCCAGCCTTATCAACGCATCGTGCTGCTGAAGCATTTCGATGAGCAGGGGCTGGTGTTCTACACCAACCTCGGCAGCCGCAAGGCGCAACAGCTGGCGCACAACCCGCATATCAGCCTGCTGTTCCCCTGGCACATGCTCGATCGCCAGGTGATTTTCCTCGGTCAGGCGGAGCGTCTGTCGACGCTCGACGTGCTGAAGTATTTCAACAGCCGGCCGAAGGACAGCCAGATCGGCGCCTGGGTCTCGCAACAATCGTCGCGCATTTCCGCGCGCGGCGTGCTGGAAAGCAAATTCCTCGAGCTGAAGCAGAAGTTCCAGCAGGGCGAGGTGCCGTTGCCGAGTTTCTGGGGCGGATTCCGCGTGAAATTTGACTCTGTCGAGTTCTGGCAAGGCGGCGCCCATCGCCTGCATGACCGTTTCCTGTATCAGCGGGACGGGAATGACTGGAAAATTGACCGACTGGCACCCTGAAGGCGGAAAATCCTCTCTAAGCGCTGGTGCTGATGCCGCCGGCGCTTTATTCTATGCGCTACCCTGAATTTTTATTTCGCCACTGGGCGAAAGGCCGTGTACCGGCAAAGGTGCATTCGTTTATACATGGAGTCATTGATGGCAAGCAGCAACTTGATTAAACAACTGCAAGAGCGGGGCCTCGTTGCCCAGGTTACGGATGAGGAAGCGTTAGCGGAGCGACTGGCGCAAGGGCCAATTGCACTGTATTGCGGTTTCGATCCGACCGCTGACAGCTTGCATTTGGGCCATCTGGTTCCTCTGTTGTGCCTGAAGCGCTTCCAACTGGCCGGCCACAAGCCGGTAGCGTTGGTGGGCGGCGCCACTGGCCTCATCGGCGATCCGAGCTTCAAAGCGGCGGAGCGCAAGCTGAACACCACCGATACGGTGAACGAGTGGGTCGAGAAGATCCGCAAACAGGTTTCCCCGTTCCTCGATTTCGACTGCGGCGGCAACAGCGCTATCGCGGCCAATAACTACGACTGGTTCGGCGGCATGAACGTGCTGACCTTCCTGCGTGACATCGGCAAGCACTTCTCCGTCAACCAGATGATCAACAAGGAAGCGGTCAAGCAGCGTCTGAATCGCGACGACTCCGGCATCTCCTTCACCGAGTTCTCTTATAACCTGCTGCAGGGCTACGATTTCTCCGAGCTGTATAACCGCCACCAGGTGGAGCTGCAGATCGGCGGTTCCGATCAGTGGGGCAACATCACCTCGGGTATCGATCTGACGCGCCGTCAGCACCAGAAGCAGGTGTTCGGCCTGACCGTGCCGTTGATCACCAAAGCCGACGGCACCAAGTTCGGTAAAACCGAGGGCGGCGCGGTCTGGCTGGCGCCGGAAAAAACCAGCCCGTACAAGTTCTACCAGTTCTGGATCAATACCGCCGACGCCGACGTCTACCGCTTCCTGAAGTTCTTCACCTTCATGAGCCTGGAAGACATCAACGCGCTGGAAGAAGAAGACAAGAACAGCGGTAAGGCGCCACGCGCCCAGTACGTGCTGGCGGAAGAAGTGACCGGCATGGTGCACGGTGCGGAAGGCCTGGCGGCCGCCAAGCGCATCACCCAGAGTCTGTTCTCCGGTGCGCTGCACGACATGACCGAAGCGGACTTCGCCCAACTGGCGCAGGACGGCATGCCGACCATCAAACTGGACCGCGACGCCGATCTGCAGCAGGCGCTGGTGAATGCCGAACTGGTGCCGTCACGCGGCCAGGCGCGCACCATGATCGGCTCCAACGCGGTAACCATCAACGGCGAGAAGCAGTCCGATGCCGAATACCGCTTCAGCGATTCAGACCGTCTGTTCGGCCGCTACACGCTGTTGCGTCGCGGCAAAAAGCATTACTGCCTGGTGGATTGGCAGTAAGCGAATAATTGGTAAGGGGCCCTGGCGGCCCCTTTATTTTTGCGCAGCCGCCCGGCTGTCGTATTCCAAACGAGTTTGTCGATGAAAAACATTCTTTCTATCCAGTCGCACGTGGTGTTTGGTCACGCCGGCAACAGTGCGGCTGAATTTCCGATGCGCCGCATGGGCGTCAACGTCTGGCCGCTGAACACGGTACAGTTCTCCAACCATACGCAATACGGCCAGTGGACCGGCTGCGTCATGCCGGCCAATCACCTGACCGAGATCGCGCAGGGCATCGCCAATATCGATCAGCTGAAGCGCTGTGATGCGGTGTTGAGTGGCTATATCGGTTCGCCGGAGCAGGGCGACCATATTTTGGAGATCGTGCGCCAGGTTAAGCAGGCGAACCCGAATGCCTGGTATTTCTGCGATCCGGTGATGGGACATCCGGAAAAAGGCTGCATCGTGGCGCCGGGCGTGGCCGAGTTTCACTGTCGCCAGGCGTTGCCGTGCAGCGACATGATGGCGCCGAACCTGCTGGAGTTGGAGATGCTGAGCCAGATGGCCGTCGCCAACGTGGCCGATGCGGTGCAGGCCGCCCGCGCGCTGATCGCCAAAGGGCCGCGGCTGGTGCTGGTCAAGCACCTGGCCCGCGCCGGCTATCACGCCGACTGCTTCGAAATGCTGCTGGTGACGGCGGACGAGGCTTGGCACATCAGCCGGCCGCTGGTGGACTTCGGCGCGCGTCAACCGGTCGGCGTCGGCGATTTGACCAGCGGTCTGCTGCTGGTGGATCTGCTGAAGGGTGAGGCGCTGGATAAAGCGCTGGAGCACGTGACCGCCGCCGTGTATGAGGTGATGCTGACGACTCAGGAGATGGGGGAATACGAGCTGCAGGTAGTGGCGGCGCAGGATCGGATCGTGCAGCCGCGCAGCGAGTTCAAAGCG of the Serratia marcescens subsp. marcescens ATCC 13880 genome contains:
- the tyrS gene encoding tyrosine--tRNA ligase gives rise to the protein MASSNLIKQLQERGLVAQVTDEEALAERLAQGPIALYCGFDPTADSLHLGHLVPLLCLKRFQLAGHKPVALVGGATGLIGDPSFKAAERKLNTTDTVNEWVEKIRKQVSPFLDFDCGGNSAIAANNYDWFGGMNVLTFLRDIGKHFSVNQMINKEAVKQRLNRDDSGISFTEFSYNLLQGYDFSELYNRHQVELQIGGSDQWGNITSGIDLTRRQHQKQVFGLTVPLITKADGTKFGKTEGGAVWLAPEKTSPYKFYQFWINTADADVYRFLKFFTFMSLEDINALEEEDKNSGKAPRAQYVLAEEVTGMVHGAEGLAAAKRITQSLFSGALHDMTEADFAQLAQDGMPTIKLDRDADLQQALVNAELVPSRGQARTMIGSNAVTINGEKQSDAEYRFSDSDRLFGRYTLLRRGKKHYCLVDWQ
- the slyA gene encoding transcriptional regulator SlyA; protein product: MESTLGSDLARLVRVWRALIDHRLKPLELTQTHWVTLHNINRLPPEQSQIQLAKAIGIEQPSLVRTLDQLEEKGLITRHTCANDRRAKRIKLTEAADPIIREVDSVITSTRSEILSGITADEVHLLVGLIGKLEQNITELQNK
- the anmK gene encoding anhydro-N-acetylmuramic acid kinase, whose translation is MKSGRYIGVMSGTSLDGIDVVLAAIDDRMVAQQASYSHPMPMALKKEILGMCQGQQTTLAAVGRLDAQLGSLFGEAVLGLLKQTGIDAEQVTAIGCHGQTVWHEPEGDARFSMQLGDNNRIAALTNITTVGDFRRRDMAYGGQGAPLVPAFHQALLGHPVERRMVLNVGGIANLSLLLPGTAVRGFDTGPGNMLMDAWVWRHRAQPYDQDGGWAMQGRVCLPLLQQMLADPYFAQPAPKSTGREYFNIAWLERQLAGLPAIAPVDVQATLTELTAVSISEQVQLAGGCERLLVCGGGARNTLLMARLSALLPGTEVGLTDDFGVSGDDMEALAFAWLAFRTLSGQAGNLPSVTGASRETVLGGIYPVLPLGGR
- the pdxY gene encoding pyridoxal kinase PdxY — translated: MKNILSIQSHVVFGHAGNSAAEFPMRRMGVNVWPLNTVQFSNHTQYGQWTGCVMPANHLTEIAQGIANIDQLKRCDAVLSGYIGSPEQGDHILEIVRQVKQANPNAWYFCDPVMGHPEKGCIVAPGVAEFHCRQALPCSDMMAPNLLELEMLSQMAVANVADAVQAARALIAKGPRLVLVKHLARAGYHADCFEMLLVTADEAWHISRPLVDFGARQPVGVGDLTSGLLLVDLLKGEALDKALEHVTAAVYEVMLTTQEMGEYELQVVAAQDRIVQPRSEFKAVKL
- the pdxH gene encoding pyridoxamine 5'-phosphate oxidase, yielding MIEKNEFDVADLRREYTRGGLRRNDLTASPLELFERWLKQACDARLADPTAMCVATVDEHGQPYQRIVLLKHFDEQGLVFYTNLGSRKAQQLAHNPHISLLFPWHMLDRQVIFLGQAERLSTLDVLKYFNSRPKDSQIGAWVSQQSSRISARGVLESKFLELKQKFQQGEVPLPSFWGGFRVKFDSVEFWQGGAHRLHDRFLYQRDGNDWKIDRLAP
- a CDS encoding glycine zipper 2TM domain-containing protein — protein: MIKRLLVVAVAAVTLAGCANESMSGDVYSSSQAKQVQTVTYGTLVSVRPVKIQGGEGSNAMGMIGGAVIGGLLGNTVGGGTGRTLATAAGAIAGGAAGNSIGEVAGRTSGYELEIKTDQKENIVVVQKAGDTKFSPGQRVRMARMGDTITVSPL
- a CDS encoding MliC family protein, whose protein sequence is MKKVFFVAGALALSGCSYILPQSSQTMHYQCGTTPLTVALDGKASEVSLLMDGEQLHLKQVLALTGAKYSDGKYTFWSKDRNAYLERNGKVVMSDCVLTE